The window TTTTCTGAATCCTGATTAGAAGGGATTAACAGCAGCTCTCCCTACCACACGCATTTACAGAGGGCTAATGAAAAGTATCCAGGGAATGATGTGACAGTAATAAAACAACCGCATGAAGAAGGATTTGATTAGTGCTGAGTGTATCTTACAGTGTTAGTGCCACATGAATAATACCTACGGTACTGGAATGACTGTCCTGGACACTCAAAGGCATTGACATTCACAGTGTAGGGTACAGGCTGAAAAGATCAGTTTGCACTGACTTGATTATAAACCTGCCCCCCCCAAAAGTGTGACGTGTCTATTTGTTCTTAAGTGTCATAGCTCCACAGCGCATTCACGTAAGGAAAAACTAAGTTCTTTTGGTACTTGCCTAGTGCCTTCCACATCTGATATCTCTTTCCTTCAAGGATCCCAAAGCACTTTAGGAACACTCAGTGAAACTCGTAGCTCTGCTGCGAGTTTTATAGCATTGATAAGGCATGTTTTGCTCTTTGACAGCCTGTGCCATAGCTGGAGGGAATGACTCCTTCTCCAGGGTTTCCCTCCAGCTCCGTTTCGAAGCAGGGAACGTGACCCTCCCGGCCCTGCGCTCCCATTGCCGGACCATGCTTCCTCTGTTATTCAAGGTGAGAACAGAGCAGTTAGAAATGGTTTAGATGCTTCTGGGAAGATGAAGTCACTATGTTTGGATCTCTGCATCGTGCCAACAGAGAGATCCTAAGGGAAATCTCTTCCGTTAGTTTTGTTTATATTCAGTCTCACACACAGATGTAATTTGCGGGGAAATGCAAAGGAAGAGAGGTTTTGCTGACCTCAGCACTGTAGCTAGAGTGAAATGAGATGTCGCAAGGATATCTAAGTGCCTCTCTTTCAAGATATGAAAAGGACTTTTTTCTGCAgtgttctgacttttttttttttttaactctttcccTGTGtgccttcagtctcctctcaggtGTTATTTCATTGTGCGTATTCTCCCTTAGCCTTTCTCAGTCAGCCTTCTGCTCGTGGGTGCTTCTCACTGCAGTTGTTTGCTCACACTTAAGAGAagtgaatgttctttttttttttttttttttcctgaaaagggtAAGAACAGTAGGAGGAAGTTTCTGTATTCTCTGTGCAGCACAGTGTCAGGGTTCCCAAGTCCACATTAGAAATACAGGTGTTGTAACTGTTAGAGCTGGAGGACTGACCAGGATCTGATAATGACAGCTGGAAAAAATCCCCATGACTATCATCAAGACTCTGGCCAAAATTCAATCTGCTGCACTTTTGCAACCCTGTTGCTTCCTGTTACACTGTTGTTTTCAAGCCGAAGGCAAAACCCGGCTTTTTTATTTGCATTACCCAATTATCCAATACGATGTGTTACAACGTATTGGACGGCTCCCGTTTCATTGATGGAAACAGGCTGGAATCCAATATGTGGTACAGCAGTAAAAATGTGCTGTTTGTATGACAAGCAAATGGCATTTTGGATACCTAGAGATTGCATCCAGCAAGTGAGACGGTGGCTTTCTATTTTAGCGGTAGTAATGTgtgaattataaaaataaatgaaaatgctaAAACTGGCCACTTGCTGGGATATGGGATGAGCTTTTggcaaaaatataaaatagaattACAGGACAGCCTGAGATACTCAATGCAGTTCTAATAGAAACACATCACCACTGAATTTAAAACTCAAATAAAAAATGGAGTCAGTAGATATAATGTAAATGTACCTGAAAACCAAGCACCTATAGATTTATACAGTAGACTGCAATGAGTGCTATTATGCAGTAATAAAACCTCCTCCCTAGAATACAGTGCTGCACTGGAACAGGTACCCGGAGAGACTGTGGAACCTCCATCCTTAGCGGTTTTCATGATTCAGCTAGaaaaagccacagctgacctgaTCTAGTGTTGGCGATAttcctgctccaggcaggaggttggactagagacctccagaggtcgcTTCCAATCAATGATTCTATGAATAACCCAAAAATTATTCTAAGCAGGGATTTACTACAATAAAATTCCTGGCCCTTTTGATTGTAACAGGAGTAGCCTGACTGCTCTTTCTTTGTAGCTGCAGATGGAAGCAAACGTAGGAAAAATGGATCCTTGTATTTCCCTGGAGAAAAAAGTTGGATTTGTTTAagggttttttccttctccttttccatgaGTTATTTCCTAACCTCTCTCTGTGTCTGCTTTTACTGGATAAGGGACAGAGCTGACCTGATAGTTCATGTAGACTGCAGTAGTTAGTATTCAGCTGCAAGGTAGCAGGTGATTTTCAAGGTATTCTAgcacagaatttattttaatgGAATCAAACAGGAAATTGCTTCTGTATAGTAATTGGAACTtgtccgttaaaaaaaaaaaagatgctatcATGTCATGCAGCCCAGCCAAGTATTCGACATTCAGGATTTTCATTCCATTTCCCATAAGTGGAATCTTTGCTATATTGGCACTCAGTGTAAGTAGTAGCACAATTAAAAATTACTATGGCTACTTGAGATATCAGGGTGATTAAAATACCAGGGTCCATGAAGGAAGGAAATGGCAGGGAGGGACCTGAATGTTCAGCATTTCTTCATTAGTGTTGctgcttttcatctttttcatttaaaCCGTCTTTTATTACCAGGAATTCAACTCGTATCTCTCACAATGTGTCCTGTTTTAGGTTTTTAAAGCATTATAGGGCTGCAAGATGCTTCTGGAGTCCAGATATTCCATTTCCCAGTCCAGGCAAAGATTGACTCTACCTAACACTTTCCTGATAGGTGTTTCTCTGGGTTGTTTTTAAAGACTCCCAGTGGTGGAGGCTTCATAACATATATTGTTAGAAGATTTGTTCTACTAGCAAAGTTTCATGTTAGTGATTTACACCTGCTACTTCCTGTCCTCTTCATCATAAACACCGGGAAAATTGTCcccttcctctttgcagcagcTTTTTCTGTACTGGAAACCTGTTATCATTAGCTCTTCATAAGATGCTGTCTACAGTATACCAGTCCTTAATCAAGGGAATTGAAATTGGTAGAGCCTCCTACGTACCAATTCTTATACCAGAATTGACTTCAGAACTGATGGTACGTGGccatatttatgtatgtatttattttaatcctgCTTAAACGCATTACGCTACAAGTCCTTGCTCACTCTCTTGTCTGTTTGATCCCAATCCAAATGTTTGTGCTCATACTTAACTTCAAGTTTTCAGCTCCTTAAAGCAAGGCACTGTCATCCTTAATGTCTGTAAACTCCAGAGTGACTCTTTATTAATAATCTTCTGTGCTTCTCTCCATTAGAGCTAGACCTGTGTTGGAAAGATACAGGGATGCCCTCCGTTCTTGCCTGTTAAGTTGTGTGCACCGCAGGGGGGGTCATACCGGTGTGGCTCTGCAGCGAGCATCTGGAGCAGCAGGAATACAACTAGATTATATTAATCTTATTGTTACGGTTTCTCAACGGGAAAGTAACTAATCACCATGATTTAGCGAGAGTACAGAAAgagggttttgcattttaaagccATGGATGATCGTGTGATTGCCTTGTAACACAGGCTGGAGGTATAGCCAGTACTTGCTTTATCAACCTCATTTTCTCTAATTTAAACGAGTCTGCTAAAATTATAGTTTAGCTCTATTCTGCTTTTATGCTCAGCTCTTCTGTGCTTTTCGTTTTGTGTCTTTTTTGTGAATTTGTGCTGACAAAATTGTTTGTGACGTAGTACACCCTTCTTTGCAAATGAGGAAACGACGATGTGAAGTCACCTAAGTAACTGTAGTTTCGTATGCGGCAGGTCTTAGACTGTATTGTAGATCTTTtgattctcctattttaggctgTAAATGCTGAAAAAGAAACACTTACTGTCCAAAGAGGAGGGAAATTTCACTGAATTTATCCAAGCTCCTTCTGTTGCTTATGTACTGTCATCCTTTGTGAGTCTTTGTTATATCTTACTTTTCCTCCCAGAGTAGCACAAGAGATGAAGTTTTTCTTTTGGGGCCTTAATTCTTCAACATAAGCTTTTAAATCTCTAAAGACATTTAAgggttcaaattcatttgattttgTGAGATGTCTAAATATCATTCGACTTCTCACTTCTACTGTTACCAAACTGTTTTCACCTTGTGACATGaatcatttttatatataattgacCGCTATAccttattttttccttcactaaATAACTAGGGCTGAAAGATGTTCTTAGAATATGATGCCTTATAGATGCAATCCTGATCCTGCAGGAATCAAGGGAACAAGGATTTCACTCTATAGGTTTATTGTACTAACTTAATGGTTAAATCagcattggttttttttttaagtgaagaaagCAGGCAGAAAAAAACTGCAAGGTACTTGCAGTGTTTATGTCCTTCAAATTATTTTCCATACATTGAACCAATTACATAAACAGATGATATTTACAGGTGACTCCTGGCTACAACTGACCTTCACCTTTTCCCGTGCACTTCCCAGCCTCTCCTTGAATTTTCCTGTTGTTTCCTCTTAACCATTCCGCATTTCACACCATGTTTTGAGATGTCCTCGTTTCTTGCATGGGCCCATTCTGCCAGTTCCCTAGAGGCCAGTATTCGCAACTCCTTTTAACTTCATCCTCTCCACCTGATTTCCTTGGCAATTGTGGAACCTCACAGTTTGGAAGAAGAAATCTCCTCCAAAGTCCGGTCTTCAGGCCTCCAACCAGTTACTGCatggttgttttcctttttcatgaTCATCAGTCCTTTGGGGAAGGAAGTGGGAACACTTCTTCAGGAGTGTTTCTTTCTATTATCCTGTAAAACTAATTGCTTTTCAGAGACTGCAAAAATACACTAAACGTTTAATATATATACcatatttttctttgcatgtgtgtgcatgtgtttggggGCAGACAGTGAAGGAGTTGCATAGAACTGTGTCTCTCCTTTTGAGAGGTCAGAGAAAAACCATGTTTAGAGTTGAACAGTGTTCCCATGGCTACTTGGACAGGTACGTCACGGGAGGGGGAACGCTTCTGGTATTTAACAGCCCTTCCAGATGATTTATGGTTTTGCATAAGCTTTTCCTAAACTGAGAGGTTTTCTAGGGTTGGCACCCCCTTGCTTGTCTCCATGCCCTGCTGGTTCTGTGCTCAGTGGCCCGTGGTTATTAAAATTCTTATCAATACAGGAGTTTCTGAGTGGGGTTCTTGTTTTCTGGGATCATGCATACCTTCTGAGCTCCTCAGCTTAACCAAAGGAACGTTTTTCTATGCCTAATGTATTTTATAAGAGAAATGTGTGGAGCTCAAGTAATATTTGCCTTCAATTACAGTAATTAAGTTGTCAGACCTGGAACTCACCAAGGGAATGAGAAAATCCTTTCCTGGTTGGCCAGAGGATAATTGGTCTTCTGGTCGCAAGTGCGTTTTACATATTGGGGTGGGGAGCGAGGCAGTTCTGGCTGGCATCTGTGGCCAAAAACCTGGGAGACTGTTTGTCATTTTGCAATACAAGGTGTCAAAATCCTCCTGTGggtagaagaaaacagaaaagcgaGCGACCTGTTTAAGTTTGCTTTAGCAGGGCATCTATTTTTGATCCGCACTAATGCTGCTTGCTTGGGCTTGGGTTGGGACATGTATCTTATTTGAAAGACAGCAACTATAAACATAGCTCAAACCATTTATTCTGTGGATTCTGTCTTGTCAAACTTCTGCAGCTCCCCTTTCAAATGTagactatatatatgtgtgtgtgcatagatacatatatttttttccccccgtgtTCAACATTTCTTTGCAGACTTCTTTGACCGAAGTCAAATAGTTTCAGTTACTGCATAAACTTACCTCAAGATACCCTGCAAGGTAGTCCTAGAAGAAAAGTACCTAATTTTTGTAAGTGCCCACACAAACATTACTGGAATCTCAAGTGTAGCATTACTTTCGTTCCACTGGAATAGCTCTCTTGAAAGCAGATGTATGAGGAAATCGCTCCTCTTAATGCATCACTAATGACACAGATTTTTTCATTCCTGCTCATGTGAGTAAAGGTTACTGGTCTGTAAGGAGTCAGTCCTGCAAAACCTTACTTACAAACTCCAATAAAACCCACTTCAGCTAGCAAGTTTAATGATGCCCTAAAGAGAGCCAGATCACTTATCTACACCATCATGCAATAACTATAAAGTGTTGAGATAAGTGGTTTTATATCTCCCAGTTTGCTGCTGGCCTTCACCCTGCGTATCAGTTTATGCCAGTGAATGTGGGTGTAAAATACAACTTCTCTGTTTTGGTTGTGTTTTATAGCCAATTCAGTTCACATACGAGATGCATGGGTATGGTGGATACTCTTATCTGCCTACACATTTATGAATGGGAAAAGTGTAGTATCTCCGTTATGCTCACCACGACTGACTGTAGTAGCTGTGATTGCCTTCTGTTCAAGACCTGTGCCCTGTAGGCCAAAACCCTGGTAAGGATTGTGCACAATTCCCACCCGCTCAGCTTTTCCCACCGGCAGGGTGTGCTTAGTTACCTGCAACTCACACATGACTTGAAAGAAAGCAATGTAAAATTTGGGAGATCTCCAGAGAGCCTATTTATGACTTTTGCCGAAGCAAAAGGACATGTCACAAGGGGCTTTTggggcttttcttctttttttttttgagtgcttCAATATCCATGTAAACAAGTCTGAATTTCAGCTGCctttttggcttgtttgttttgtaagTCACAGACAATTTAACAAGTTATGTATTTTCATCTCATTGCAGTTGTTGCTTTCTCAGAGTCAAATCTCTTCATGCCATACTTGCATTTTTCAGCTGAATGGCTgtagtttgctttttgttttatatttactcTGTAGATACTAGATTCTTTTTATAGATCTTCACCTGCAGCTACAGTTCAGCAGCTATTTATTTTGTGCATGCAGAAACCTTGTAAGATCTAACCTGTGATGTTGTTTGTGCCATCTGATAACATTTGAAGCTGTTCTGTGATCAAATGGAGCATATTTAAATAACAACATCTAGGACACAATGACAGTGAACCAGCTATGAAACAGATATTTCTAAAGATCAGATAAGACGGAGGAGATGCATCAATGCTGGATTGTTCTGTGTATCTTAAGTTCTTGCACTTTGCTGTGGAAGTATTTCAGGCATGGGATTTCCTTTATGCCACAGGCTAATAGATCATATTGTATTATTTTCCAGGTTGTTTTCTATCTTGTAGAGACATGTGCCCTTGCAAAGTGGGTATAATACACTGAGTTTAATAGTATTATACATAAGCTGCTTGACTTGCACAAGCTTAGGTAAATAGTAAGAAATTCAGAACAACAAAGAATCAAATCCCCTTCCCTATCCTAAAGTACTGTGCTAtattttctctttgccttccatACTGCcacctcttcttttttctaaaactACACTATCTTTTGCATTAAGGGCTGCCTCTCAAATTCTGCCAAAGTCTATATTTCTATTAATTTTCAAAGtagcatttgatttttaaatatttttcctgtgagCATGCAAAGAAATAACCTTATGTTTAAAGGCGTTACTTGTGACTCTCACTCCTGCTCCTCTTTGTTTTGTTCCCCTGCAGGAGAACATTGCCAATTCCGAGTCTcaggaagagaagcagagagacccCTGGCTATCTGAGCCTGCAGAAAGTGCCAACACAGTGAAGAGTGTTCTCACAGTACAGGAATATTTTGCCAAGCGCATGGCAAAATTGAAGGCATCCCAAAATGAAACCGAAACAAAGTTAGACAATTCTTGTCCAACGGCAGACGAAGCCTTAGAGCCTTCAGAAGAACTGAAAaccaaagccaaaaagaaaaagaagcagcagaagagagaggaggcagagaatACAGAGCACAGTGAGAAACCAGAAGTGAAACAGCGTAAGATAGGTAGCTTGAATGGAGAGGAACTGGATGCTCCATACAACGAATGTCAccgaggaaaaaagaaaagaaaacaaaaagatcaaCATGAAGGGGAAAGCATTAGTTGTTATGAAAATATGGGCGGTGGAGAAATTTGTACGGGAATATCTGATGAGGAAGAGTGCAACATAAAAGACTCTGAGGCAAAGCAAAAGAAGCGCCATAAGAAGAAACACAAAAGGCAAAAAGAGGAGGCAGATAAGTGTATTGCagaaatgcagagaaagaaaaagaagcactGCAAGCAGGTTTAACCATTTAACAGTCAAGCTGTGACTTTGAGATGATTTGAACTTTATCGTGTTGGACGAGAAGCCGATGTAAACACACCAGCCAGACGTCAGGTTGTAGCTCAGTCTTGAGCGTGCTGCTCGGTGTCGAGCTGAAACCACAGATTGTGTTTAAATATAGCTCTTCCAAGGGGGTGAGAACACGGTGACAGGCCAACGCGAACGTCAGAGCCATGTTAAAAAGGTCTCCACGCGCGGGGCCAAGATTTTTGCATGTCTGCAGAGCAAATAGGTAAAAACAGTTAAGCTTTGTCTCTTCGAGTATGGCCCACTGTTCACCCTTACTGACTTTGCAAGAGCTATGTTTTAACGCAGCAGACCCTGTGCTGCCTTCAGCCCTGGTTTTAACCGCTGCGTAGAAGGCTTTGTAGGTTATAATTGTGAGAGCCAGTAAATTGCTATCCACTGCATCGTACTGACTGCATTTTTCTCAatccagggagaaaaaaaaaaagtcgtgcTACTACTGCCTTTATTCTTAAAGCCACAGTTGTTTCCACTTGTGATAGCCCAGCTCTGCTTGTGGAAGCAGGAGAGGTTTTGCAAAGttgtatgcaattttttttcactgatttgcttttatatataaaataaacgtTGTTT is drawn from Apteryx mantelli isolate bAptMan1 chromosome 3, bAptMan1.hap1, whole genome shotgun sequence and contains these coding sequences:
- the PINX1 gene encoding PIN2/TERF1-interacting telomerase inhibitor 1, with the protein product MAMLAEPRRRQKWSVDPRNSAWSKDESKFGQKMLEKMGWSKGKGLGAQEQGNTEHIKVHVKNNTLGLGATINYEDNWIAHQDDFNQLLAELNDCHGQGETESSASDQKKFSLEEKSKSSKKRVHYMKFAKGKDLSSRSEDDLSCIFGKRQKNMKAQENIANSESQEEKQRDPWLSEPAESANTVKSVLTVQEYFAKRMAKLKASQNETETKLDNSCPTADEALEPSEELKTKAKKKKKQQKREEAENTEHSEKPEVKQRKIGSLNGEELDAPYNECHRGKKKRKQKDQHEGESISCYENMGGGEICTGISDEEECNIKDSEAKQKKRHKKKHKRQKEEADKCIAEMQRKKKKHCKQV